The genomic interval GCCAGCACGGCGGCAGCGGCGATCACGATCTTCACAGTCTTCATGTCAAGGTTCCCCTTCGGCGAAGCAGCGGGGCCGTGCCCGGCGTACGGATGGGCACGACCCCGCTGCCACGGGACTCAGCGAACGCCGCAGAGGGCGTGGTCGACCAGCTCGGTGGCGATGTCGGTGGCAGGCAGCTGCACGCCGGGGGCCGGCTTGAGCGAGTCGGTGTTGATCGACACGGTGACGCTGCGAGACCCGTCCGGGGTGACGCCGTTGCGGGTCATGAAGCCCTCGATGTCGCCGCCGTGGCTCCAGTAACCGCCGCACGAGTTCTCGGCCCACACGATGCCCAGGCCGTACCGGGCGCCGGGCCACCGGTTCTTCAGCAGGTCGATGGTGTCGACGGTCGTCAGCATCTCGTTCAGCTGGGCCCGCTTGAGCACCTTGCCGGTCATCAGCGCCCGCAGGAACGTGTTGGCGTCGGCCGCGGTGCTGATCATCTCGCCGGCCGCGTCGGCCACCGACGGGTTCAGCACCGTCGCGTCGATCGGCTCGCCGTACTTGGGGTCCTCCGGGGTCGCGCCGGGGCCGGAGAACCGCTGGTAGCCGACCGCGTGCGGGCGCGGAACCGCCGTCCTGGCGCCCGGCAGGGACGTGTCGCGCAGGCCGAGCGGCTTGACGATCCGGGCGCGGACCTCCTGCTGCCACGAGTGCCCGGTGACCTTCTTGATGATCATCCCGGCGAGCACATAGTTGGTGTTGGAGTAGTACCACTTGGCGCCCGGCGCGAAGTCGGCCGGGAACTGCAGGGACAGGCG from Paractinoplanes brasiliensis carries:
- a CDS encoding serine hydrolase domain-containing protein encodes the protein MKRSLVAGIVAATVAGGALAGIGAAQAGTGDRPAPVAHRPNPTATLQSDADALLKFGAPGVLAELDTPRGAVRVRSGYGNVAARTPVPWEAKFRIGSYTKPFVAATVLQLVGERKLSLDDKVEHFLPGLLRGKGIDGRKITVRQLLQHTSGVPEYFRGITDTGTEEGFLKNRLRGYTDVQLVRLSLQFPADFAPGAKWYYSNTNYVLAGMIIKKVTGHSWQQEVRARIVKPLGLRDTSLPGARTAVPRPHAVGYQRFSGPGATPEDPKYGEPIDATVLNPSVADAAGEMISTAADANTFLRALMTGKVLKRAQLNEMLTTVDTIDLLKNRWPGARYGLGIVWAENSCGGYWSHGGDIEGFMTRNGVTPDGSRSVTVSINTDSLKPAPGVQLPATDIATELVDHALCGVR